GAACAGCTTGGCCCGTATTCGCGCCGCGCGATCGGGTTCGAACGGACGAACGTCGTGCGGGTCATGAACGAATATGACGTACTTGTCGACCTCCGCCTGCAATTCGAGCTCGAGCTGCGTCAAAGGCAATTCGCGACGCGCTCTTTCCACGAGAAAAACGAAATGGCTCACGCCTTCGATGACCTGACAGAGCTCGTCAAACGTGGTTGGCACCTTCGCAAGCGCCGAGTCCGGCAGATGCAGCGCGACTTCGACGCCGTCGTCGTCTTCGCGCACCAAGAGCACTTCGCGGTCGATCCCCCCTTCGCATGGCCGAATGAAATCATCCACCAGCGGCGCATTTTCAATGCCGTACATCCGGCAAAGAGCGGCCTGTATGCGCGCGGGCAGCGATCGCGCCGTCAATTGATGCCCTCCACCGCTCGCGTGGGAATGATCCCCCGCGCCCCAAGTTCCTCGGCAATGCGCGACGACCCCGTCCGCAGCCACCGCTCATAAAGTTTCAGCACGCCGCGTTCGTCCCGAGTGCCCAGGGCAATCGCACCTTCGGCAATTTCCGTCAAGACATCGACGAAATCGCTGAATTGGACCGCGAGCTCCTCGAGCACGCCAAACTTTTCGGTTCGTCCGGGCATATGTAGCATCGCCGCTGCATTGGAATATGCCGACGAGCCCACATGCATGACATATCGACGATCAATCCCCCGCAGCTCGATGTGCCCGCCGAAAAACCCCACCGCATAAAGCACGCTGTCCCCGAGCGCCCGCAGACGCCGAAATCGCTCGGCAAATGGAGCTTCCAGCGCGTCACGAAGCTGGAACGTGAGCGGCTTGGAAAATGCAGATTCGACTTCCTCGCTGGGACGAGCGAAGTCGCAGAGAATCCCAACCACGTATTGCGACGCGGCAGGAGACGCTTTCACGTTTCGCGAGCGCAGGGCGTCATCGACGACACTGCCGAAGTACTCTGCGACGCTTGGAGATATCGCAATGTTAGGTGATTTACTCACGGGGCACCTCGTTTTCCGGGAACGGGCGCCGATGAAGGGGAAAAGTCCCACCCACGTTGGCGGAGGCCCTGGCGGCGACCTGGCGAACCCCTGGCGGCACCACATGCCCGATTGCTCAGCTCGACTTCGAAAGACCGGCGTGGGAGGCTTTCCCTGCTACAGCCAAGAGGATTGCCTCCTGAACGGATCATACAGCGGTCGGCGAGCAAGGTCCACCTAGGGGAATGCCGGATTCAGGCAGGATTCCGGGGACTTGTGGCCACCTCCGGGGGCGGCTGCCAACGTGAACGAACTTCGACGATTTGCCCCCCTTGACTCCCAAACGACCGTGGCTATGCTCCGCGCCGCTCGTTAGCACTCACATCAGACGAGTGCTAACAATCGAACGGCAACGTTACGCTCCCCGGGCACACGTCGGTAGGGGTGCGCGGAAGAACCGCGCAGGCAGAGTTCGCCTTCGGTAGGAGCGCCTACGCATTGTCACTTTTGGAGGATTCACGATGGCATCGAAGATCCGACCGCTCCAGGACCGCGTGATCGTCAAGCGGCTGAAGGAAGAAGAGAAGACCAAGGGAGGCCTTTACATCCCGGATACCGCGAAAGAGAAGCCGGTCGAGGGCACCGTGCTCGCCGTGGGCAACGGCAAGGTGCTCGAAGATGGCACGGTTCGTCGCCTCGACATCAAAGAGGGCGACCGCGTCCTCTTCGGAAAGTACTCGG
The Polyangiaceae bacterium genome window above contains:
- the groES gene encoding co-chaperone GroES, whose amino-acid sequence is MASKIRPLQDRVIVKRLKEEEKTKGGLYIPDTAKEKPVEGTVLAVGNGKVLEDGTVRRLDIKEGDRVLFGKYSGTEVKIDGEEHLILREDDILGVIEA